The proteins below are encoded in one region of Flavobacterium nackdongense:
- a CDS encoding polysaccharide biosynthesis tyrosine autokinase — protein MLDIKDFSIFEAQNGFDFKGFLIKIGSYWKWFLLSLAITFTIAYQVNIRKEKIYAMETLISVKEETNPLFTSNTSLVFNWGGTSDQVQTIATTLQSRSHNELVVEKLQYYIGYLSQGKYNLVDAYGAAPFYVAIDKTKGQLSGSLIGIKFLSENEYEVRIPFGSNSVSLITYATNTYSTTSVVVGDFVKKYKVGEQVSLPFLNWKLQIKDNPGLYKGNEYFVQFNDFDGTVSAYKGINIKSDDKGGSIITLGMQGTNKARMVEYLNATVQMLIKRQLDGKNQFATNTIRFIDSTLIAMESQLKETTNELKSFRKGKNIYNIEGDGSKFSDKVLEYDVKKDEINRKITYYNSLKAYLKSSVDYAKLPAPSVAGIEDPNIVVNVSKLISLSTQRSEMAYAVKSEKIFRDFDNQMEAVKKVLMENIATAKEALQYDLAMVESKINEAESTIKQLPEDQQELIKIKRKYDLSDNIYSSFLQKRSEADIVKAANLSDIHFIDPAKDIGGGLVGPNTRVNYVLAFFLGLLFPLLMVFAIFFINNAIQNTEDISRLTQIPLIGVIGLSKESSDLAVYLKPKSALSESFRAIRSSLQYLYKQQSLTGAKTLMITSSVSGEGKTFTTLNIATVFALSEKRTVIIGLDLRKPKLFEEFNLTNEVGVVNYLIKQKTVDEIINPTHIPFLDVILSGPIPPNPAEMIMSDGMHDMIEELKKKYDYIILDTPPVGLVSDALELAQYCDVILYIVRQNFTKKEMITLLNNRVKRGELKNTSIILNGFQNKAKYGAGYGYGYGYGYGNTTYSNGYNEDDKPRNFIEKAIRKFRKFS, from the coding sequence ATGTTAGATATAAAGGATTTTTCGATTTTTGAAGCCCAAAACGGATTTGATTTTAAAGGATTTTTAATCAAAATTGGTAGTTATTGGAAATGGTTTTTACTCAGCTTAGCCATCACTTTTACCATCGCCTATCAGGTTAATATTCGAAAGGAAAAGATTTATGCAATGGAAACCTTGATTTCGGTCAAGGAGGAAACGAATCCGCTTTTTACTTCAAATACCAGTTTGGTTTTCAACTGGGGCGGTACGTCTGACCAAGTGCAAACTATCGCCACGACCTTGCAATCTCGTTCTCATAATGAGTTGGTTGTCGAAAAATTGCAATATTACATCGGGTATTTGTCACAAGGGAAATACAATCTTGTAGACGCTTACGGGGCAGCACCCTTTTATGTAGCCATCGATAAAACAAAAGGGCAACTGAGCGGAAGCCTTATCGGAATTAAATTTTTGAGTGAAAACGAATATGAAGTACGTATCCCTTTTGGCAGTAATTCGGTTTCTTTGATCACCTATGCAACGAATACCTACAGTACTACCTCGGTCGTCGTGGGTGATTTTGTAAAAAAGTACAAGGTTGGGGAGCAAGTTTCATTGCCCTTTTTGAACTGGAAATTGCAGATTAAAGACAATCCTGGTTTGTACAAGGGGAACGAATATTTTGTGCAATTTAACGACTTCGACGGTACCGTTTCTGCATACAAAGGCATCAATATCAAGTCGGATGATAAGGGTGGATCGATCATAACGCTGGGTATGCAAGGCACTAATAAGGCGCGAATGGTAGAGTATCTCAATGCTACTGTTCAGATGCTCATCAAAAGGCAATTGGATGGAAAAAATCAATTTGCTACCAATACGATTCGATTCATTGATAGCACCCTCATTGCGATGGAGTCGCAACTCAAGGAAACTACTAACGAGCTCAAATCCTTTCGGAAAGGTAAAAACATTTACAATATCGAAGGCGATGGCTCGAAGTTTTCGGATAAAGTATTGGAATATGATGTTAAAAAGGATGAGATCAACCGCAAAATAACCTATTACAATTCGTTAAAAGCCTATTTGAAAAGCAGTGTTGATTATGCAAAATTACCGGCGCCCTCTGTGGCTGGAATAGAAGATCCCAATATCGTGGTCAATGTGTCGAAACTAATTTCGCTTTCGACCCAAAGGTCAGAAATGGCTTATGCCGTCAAAAGTGAAAAGATTTTCAGGGATTTTGACAATCAGATGGAGGCCGTAAAAAAGGTTTTGATGGAGAACATCGCTACTGCCAAGGAGGCGCTGCAGTATGATTTGGCCATGGTCGAAAGCAAAATCAATGAAGCCGAAAGCACCATTAAACAATTGCCAGAAGATCAACAGGAGCTGATCAAAATTAAGAGAAAATACGATTTGAGCGATAATATTTATAGTTCCTTCCTTCAAAAAAGAAGCGAGGCCGATATTGTGAAAGCAGCGAATCTGTCGGATATTCATTTTATTGATCCCGCTAAGGATATTGGAGGAGGGCTTGTCGGTCCCAACACCAGAGTCAATTATGTCTTGGCCTTTTTTCTAGGTTTGCTTTTCCCGTTGCTAATGGTCTTTGCTATTTTCTTCATCAACAATGCCATTCAAAACACAGAAGATATCAGCAGATTGACTCAAATTCCGTTGATTGGCGTCATTGGTTTGAGCAAGGAATCGTCTGATTTGGCGGTTTATTTGAAACCCAAATCGGCCTTATCAGAGTCTTTTAGAGCCATTCGTTCCTCGCTGCAATACTTGTACAAGCAGCAATCGTTGACCGGAGCGAAGACTTTAATGATTACCTCGTCGGTCAGTGGCGAAGGCAAGACTTTTACCACTTTGAATATTGCCACTGTTTTTGCTTTAAGCGAGAAAAGGACGGTCATTATTGGTTTGGATTTGAGAAAACCTAAGCTGTTCGAAGAATTTAATTTGACCAATGAAGTCGGGGTTGTCAATTACCTAATCAAGCAAAAGACTGTTGACGAAATCATTAATCCTACCCATATTCCCTTTCTGGATGTTATTCTTTCGGGGCCCATTCCGCCCAACCCCGCCGAGATGATTATGAGTGATGGCATGCACGATATGATTGAAGAACTCAAGAAAAAATACGATTACATCATTCTAGACACCCCGCCGGTAGGTTTGGTTTCGGATGCGCTGGAATTGGCTCAATATTGTGATGTTATCTTGTATATTGTGAGACAAAATTTTACCAAAAAAGAGATGATTACCTTGCTCAACAACAGAGTAAAACGTGGGGAGCTGAAAAATACCAGCATTATCTTGAACGGATTCCAAAATAAAGCTAAGTATGGCGCTGGTTACGGTTATGGTTATGGCTACGGTTATGGCAATACGACCTACTCTAATGGGTACAATGAGGATGATAAACCTAGAAATTTTATAGAAAAAGCAATCCGGAAATTTAGAAAATTCAGTTGA
- a CDS encoding polysaccharide biosynthesis/export family protein — protein sequence MNKSICYILLGISIFFTSCIPTKDLIYLQNKNGTAAEATISEVMLKPYRLQVNDVLSITIKADDPKLVSIFNPTNKGETDNVGSSLYFSGYTVDDHGMIRIPVLGEITAIGYTVDELRLKIEQKLLDDYFKKEANIFVIVRLAGFKYTINGEVGSTGTKFLFQDHVNIMEAIANSGDITITGDRKAVTIIRQTPTGTEMHDIDLTDINVMKSPYYNLQPNDFVYVKPLKQKTWGTGKTGIESLSTIITLISLVTTTLVLLQL from the coding sequence ATGAACAAATCCATATGCTATATATTGCTGGGAATTAGTATTTTTTTTACTTCTTGTATTCCTACCAAAGATCTTATATACCTTCAGAATAAAAATGGAACTGCGGCAGAGGCCACTATTTCTGAGGTCATGTTGAAGCCTTATCGACTGCAAGTCAATGATGTGCTGAGTATTACCATCAAGGCAGATGATCCGAAATTGGTCTCTATTTTCAATCCTACTAATAAAGGCGAGACCGATAACGTGGGGTCGTCCTTGTATTTTTCGGGATACACCGTCGATGATCATGGCATGATTCGCATTCCGGTTTTGGGTGAGATTACCGCTATTGGTTACACGGTCGACGAGTTACGATTGAAAATTGAGCAAAAACTTTTGGATGATTATTTCAAAAAAGAAGCTAATATTTTCGTCATTGTTCGCTTGGCGGGTTTCAAATATACCATTAATGGCGAGGTAGGAAGCACTGGGACGAAATTTCTATTTCAAGACCATGTCAATATCATGGAAGCGATAGCCAATTCGGGCGATATTACAATTACTGGCGATCGAAAAGCCGTGACTATTATTCGGCAAACTCCCACCGGAACCGAGATGCACGATATTGATCTTACCGATATCAACGTGATGAAATCTCCTTATTATAATTTGCAGCCCAATGATTTTGTTTATGTAAAGCCGCTCAAGCAAAAAACTTGGGGAACTGGGAAGACTGGGATAGAATCGTTGTCTACCATTATTACACTGATTTCATTAGTGACTACTACCTTAGTGCTTTTACAATTATAA